TTGCAAAAGTTGTTAGTCCCGGACTTATGGGTGCCTGTACCACATTAATGATACTGGTATCAAATCCGGCAAGCTCATTTTCAAGAAGCTCCTCCGAAAGCTCGATAAAGATCCAGATTCCAGCGAGTATAATGGCAACCGGGATCGTAACCTGCAGGGACTTTCGAATATTCAATTTCCCTGAAAACATCAGGACACCTCCCCTTCTATATGTACCGATTATTAAGCCTCTTCCCTGTTTAGCCCGACAAAAAACCACCTGCTACGCGAACAGGTGGTTTTCATTTCTTTCGTATAATACAGTCCCTTTATCACTTGGTAAAAGGTTGTGTATTGTATAATCCTCAAATTTACTTTCAAGCTCTGAGGCAACGTGTCGGGCATTCACATTTTCAGCATACACAGCAATGGAAGGCCCCGCACCGCTGATTGTTACCGCAAACGCACCTTCTGCCAGCGCTGTTTTTTTAATGTCAGCAAGATCCGGGAAAAAACTGCTTCTGTGCGGTTCATGAAACTCATCTTGCATCATGGCCCGCCCGGCTTTATTAAATTGACCTGTCAGAAGAGAGGCCACCAGGACATTCCCAGCCGCGCTGCTCATCACTGCGCCACGGTGCTCCACTATCTTTGGAATCACTTCCCTGGCTTCTTTTGTCTCAAGCGTTGTATGTGGAACAAGTACAATGACTGAGAATCCGCTTACAGGAACTGAAATGGTATCCAGATTACCATCTGCGTACCGGGAAACGGTAAAGCCTCCAGCTATACTTGCAGAAACGTTATCAGGATGTCCTTCCATTTCACAGGCGAGAAAAATTTTCTCCTCCTGGGACAATGACAGATCAAGCAGCTGATCGGCAATGGAAATCCCCGAGCTGATGGCTGCTGCACTGCTTCCAAGTCCTCTTGATAGGGGAATATCGGATTCAACCGTTAACTTAGCAAAGGGACAGATTTTGTTGAATTTTTTCTCAACGTGCCTGACCGTTTGTATAATCAGGTTTTTTTCATCTCCCGGCAATGTCTGATGCTCCCGCTGAACATATTCCACTCTCCAGCTGTCTGAAGGTTCAATTTTTACTGTCTGGTAAATGGGCAGTGCGAGCCCCAGTGAATCATATCCCGGTCCGAGATTGGCAGTTGAAGCGGGTGCAACGACTGAAAAGGGCTTAAAGCTCACAATTTTACCCCTCCCTTCAACTCATCACGGATGGCTTCAAAATCAGCCTTCATCTTTTTCGGTTCGAGGTCAGAAACCTTGATCGCCGTCTCCGGATCTTTTAATCCGTTACCGGTTAAGACAGCTGCGATCGTCGAGCCTTTCTCTATTTCACCCTGCTTTAACCGTTTAATGACGCCGGCGATTGATGCACAGGAGGCAGGTTCCGCAAAGATACCTTCTCTTTTAGCGATGAGCTGGTAAGCTTCCAGAATTTCTTCATCTGTCACCTCTAAAATGTGTCCATTCGACTCTTTAAGAGCTTTCAGAGCAAGATCCCAGCTGGCAGGGTGACCAATCCGGATGGCTGTTGCAATCGTTTCAGGCTTTTCAAAAATACGGTTATGAACGATAGGGGCGGCACCTGAAGCCTGTGCACCCAGAAGTGATGGCCGCTCGCCACCGTTTTTCTGCTGATATTCAGTAAAGCCTTTCCAGTAGGCAGAAATATTACCCGCATTTCCAACAGGCAGCGCTAAAATATCTGGTACACCTTCCAGTTGGTCTATGATTTCAAATGCTGCTGTTTTCTGTCCATCCAGACGGTAGGGGTTAACAGAATTCACTAATGTGATATCCTCTGTTTCACTGATTTGTTTTACGATTTTCAGCGCCTCGTCAAAGTTTCCTTCAATTTCAATAATTTCCGCTCCATACATGCGTGCCTGTGCAAGCTTTCCAAGGGCAATTTTACCTTCAGGAATGACCACGATGGATCTCAGGCCTGCTCTGGCGCCATAAGCTGCCGCTGCCGCAGAAGTGTTACCTGTGGATGCACAGATAATGGCTTTACTGCCTGCCTCCTTTGCTTTGGCAACAGCCATCACCATTCCTCTGTCTTTAAAAGATCCGGTCGGATTTGCTCCTTCAAGCTTTACGTAAAGGTTAATTCCCCATTCTGCAGAAAGATTTTCGAGATGTACAAGAGGTGTATTGCCTTCGTTCAGACTTAATTCCGGTGTTTGATCGGTAACTGGAAGCCATTCTTTATATGTGCTGATTAAGCCTTTCCATCTCATCTCGGTTCTCCTCCTTCTACACGATACTGGCTGATGATTTTTTGGACAAATGATGATTGGTTTAACTCATCAATAAT
The nucleotide sequence above comes from Jeotgalibacillus aurantiacus. Encoded proteins:
- the thrB gene encoding homoserine kinase, which gives rise to MSFKPFSVVAPASTANLGPGYDSLGLALPIYQTVKIEPSDSWRVEYVQREHQTLPGDEKNLIIQTVRHVEKKFNKICPFAKLTVESDIPLSRGLGSSAAAISSGISIADQLLDLSLSQEEKIFLACEMEGHPDNVSASIAGGFTVSRYADGNLDTISVPVSGFSVIVLVPHTTLETKEAREVIPKIVEHRGAVMSSAAGNVLVASLLTGQFNKAGRAMMQDEFHEPHRSSFFPDLADIKKTALAEGAFAVTISGAGPSIAVYAENVNARHVASELESKFEDYTIHNLLPSDKGTVLYERNENHLFA
- the thrC gene encoding threonine synthase — encoded protein: MRWKGLISTYKEWLPVTDQTPELSLNEGNTPLVHLENLSAEWGINLYVKLEGANPTGSFKDRGMVMAVAKAKEAGSKAIICASTGNTSAAAAAYGARAGLRSIVVIPEGKIALGKLAQARMYGAEIIEIEGNFDEALKIVKQISETEDITLVNSVNPYRLDGQKTAAFEIIDQLEGVPDILALPVGNAGNISAYWKGFTEYQQKNGGERPSLLGAQASGAAPIVHNRIFEKPETIATAIRIGHPASWDLALKALKESNGHILEVTDEEILEAYQLIAKREGIFAEPASCASIAGVIKRLKQGEIEKGSTIAAVLTGNGLKDPETAIKVSDLEPKKMKADFEAIRDELKGGVKL